A single window of Pygocentrus nattereri isolate fPygNat1 chromosome 24, fPygNat1.pri, whole genome shotgun sequence DNA harbors:
- the LOC108437388 gene encoding ETS1-related protein isoform X3, with product MQSFSKLARNLKMEMYQAGYYTEDFRTQEVPGGFDFSSYDYNGEDLSFLLDSKGPIQPQYADTYGDLQKDHSNSSKVHSTDTGLFSLESFPEFNCWTAYTTVPDGMVTERQQGGFHDSPSQTYQNLLPPCPPTQSSPFSSSVDPSGLYQPPKELSCRGTGDAERSYGLYESDAQSRPSPYWSDYSSSSYCSPLLGQPPSTSSPLPPPSEPFCPRVAKRRTAPSQRLEREGEGAGMSAYPGSGPIQLWQFLLELLLDSTCHTFISWTGDGWEFKMSDPAEVAKRWGQCKNKPKMNYEKLSRGLRYYYHKNIIHKTAGKRYVYRFVCDVQGMLGKSAQEVLASMNISQSSTGSPRSAGTTKSEDTADVWPH from the exons ATGCAAAGCTTCTCCAAGCTCGCGAGAAACCTGAAG ATGGAGATGTATCAGGCCGGATATTATACAGAGGACTTCAGAACTCAGGAGGTTCCTGGCGGCTTTGACTTCAGCTCATATG ACTACAATGGTGAAGACCTGTCCTTTTTGTTAGACAGCAAAGGACCCATCCAACCGCAGTATGCCGACACGTACGGAGACCTGCAGAAGGACCACAGCAACAGCTCCAAAG TTCACTCCACTGATACTGGCTTATTTAGTCTAGAGTCCTTCCCCGAGTTCAACTGCTGGACAGCCTATACCACAG TTCCTGATGGGATGGTGACGGAGAGACAGCAGGGGGGCTTTCACGACTCTCCCTCTCAGACTTATCAGAACCTGCTGCCCCCCTGCCCACCAACCCAGAGCAGCCCCTTCAGCTCCTCTGTGGACCCCAGTGGCCTCTACCAGCCCCCCAAAGAGCTCAGCTGCAGAGGAACAG GTGACGCAGAGAGGAGTTACGGTTTGTACGAGTCAGACGCTCAGAGCAGACCGTCGCCCTACTGGTCAGATTATTCCTCTTCCAGCTACTGCAGTCCGCTCCTCGGACAGCCTCCGTCCACCTCATCCCCCCTCCCTCCGCCTTCAGAGCCTTTCTGCCCCCGCGTGGCCAAGCGGCGCACTGCACCCTCTCAGAGACTGGAGCGCGAGGGCGAGGGGGCAGGCATGTCCGCTTACCCAG GATCAGGGCCCATCCAGCTGTGGCAGTTTCTGCTGGAGCTTCTGCTGGACTCTACGTGTCACACGTTCATCAGCTGGACAGGAGACGGCTGGGAGTTCAAGATGTCCGACCCTGCAGAG GTGGCCAAACGGTGGGGTCAGTGCAAGAACAAGCCTAAGATGAACTACGAGAAGCTGAGCCGCGGCCTGCGCTACTACTACCACAAGAACATCATCCACAAAACGGCTGGCAAGCGCTACGTCTACCGCTTCGTCTGTGATGTGCAGGGCATGCTGGGAAAGAGTGCGCAGGAGGTCCTGGCCAGCATGAACATCTCACAGTCGAGCACAGGATCACCAAGATCAGCAGGTACCACGAAGTCAGAGGACACAGCAGATGTTTGGCCTCATTAG
- the LOC108437388 gene encoding ETS1-related protein isoform X2, giving the protein MQSFSKLARNLKVRPRADSPEVQLCFVMEMYQAGYYTEDFRTQEVPGGFDFSSYDSKGPIQPQYADTYGDLQKDHSNSSKVHSTDTGLFSLESFPEFNCWTAYTTVPDGMVTERQQGGFHDSPSQTYQNLLPPCPPTQSSPFSSSVDPSGLYQPPKELSCRGTGDAERSYGLYESDAQSRPSPYWSDYSSSSYCSPLLGQPPSTSSPLPPPSEPFCPRVAKRRTAPSQRLEREGEGAGMSAYPGSGPIQLWQFLLELLLDSTCHTFISWTGDGWEFKMSDPAEVAKRWGQCKNKPKMNYEKLSRGLRYYYHKNIIHKTAGKRYVYRFVCDVQGMLGKSAQEVLASMNISQSSTGSPRSAGTTKSEDTADVWPH; this is encoded by the exons ATGCAAAGCTTCTCCAAGCTCGCGAGAAACCTGAAGGTACGTCCACGCGCCGATTCTCCTGAAGTCCAGCTCTGCTTTGTG ATGGAGATGTATCAGGCCGGATATTATACAGAGGACTTCAGAACTCAGGAGGTTCCTGGCGGCTTTGACTTCAGCTCATATG ACAGCAAAGGACCCATCCAACCGCAGTATGCCGACACGTACGGAGACCTGCAGAAGGACCACAGCAACAGCTCCAAAG TTCACTCCACTGATACTGGCTTATTTAGTCTAGAGTCCTTCCCCGAGTTCAACTGCTGGACAGCCTATACCACAG TTCCTGATGGGATGGTGACGGAGAGACAGCAGGGGGGCTTTCACGACTCTCCCTCTCAGACTTATCAGAACCTGCTGCCCCCCTGCCCACCAACCCAGAGCAGCCCCTTCAGCTCCTCTGTGGACCCCAGTGGCCTCTACCAGCCCCCCAAAGAGCTCAGCTGCAGAGGAACAG GTGACGCAGAGAGGAGTTACGGTTTGTACGAGTCAGACGCTCAGAGCAGACCGTCGCCCTACTGGTCAGATTATTCCTCTTCCAGCTACTGCAGTCCGCTCCTCGGACAGCCTCCGTCCACCTCATCCCCCCTCCCTCCGCCTTCAGAGCCTTTCTGCCCCCGCGTGGCCAAGCGGCGCACTGCACCCTCTCAGAGACTGGAGCGCGAGGGCGAGGGGGCAGGCATGTCCGCTTACCCAG GATCAGGGCCCATCCAGCTGTGGCAGTTTCTGCTGGAGCTTCTGCTGGACTCTACGTGTCACACGTTCATCAGCTGGACAGGAGACGGCTGGGAGTTCAAGATGTCCGACCCTGCAGAG GTGGCCAAACGGTGGGGTCAGTGCAAGAACAAGCCTAAGATGAACTACGAGAAGCTGAGCCGCGGCCTGCGCTACTACTACCACAAGAACATCATCCACAAAACGGCTGGCAAGCGCTACGTCTACCGCTTCGTCTGTGATGTGCAGGGCATGCTGGGAAAGAGTGCGCAGGAGGTCCTGGCCAGCATGAACATCTCACAGTCGAGCACAGGATCACCAAGATCAGCAGGTACCACGAAGTCAGAGGACACAGCAGATGTTTGGCCTCATTAG
- the LOC108437388 gene encoding ETS1-related protein isoform X1, whose amino-acid sequence MQSFSKLARNLKVRPRADSPEVQLCFVMEMYQAGYYTEDFRTQEVPGGFDFSSYDYNGEDLSFLLDSKGPIQPQYADTYGDLQKDHSNSSKVHSTDTGLFSLESFPEFNCWTAYTTVPDGMVTERQQGGFHDSPSQTYQNLLPPCPPTQSSPFSSSVDPSGLYQPPKELSCRGTGDAERSYGLYESDAQSRPSPYWSDYSSSSYCSPLLGQPPSTSSPLPPPSEPFCPRVAKRRTAPSQRLEREGEGAGMSAYPGSGPIQLWQFLLELLLDSTCHTFISWTGDGWEFKMSDPAEVAKRWGQCKNKPKMNYEKLSRGLRYYYHKNIIHKTAGKRYVYRFVCDVQGMLGKSAQEVLASMNISQSSTGSPRSAGTTKSEDTADVWPH is encoded by the exons ATGCAAAGCTTCTCCAAGCTCGCGAGAAACCTGAAGGTACGTCCACGCGCCGATTCTCCTGAAGTCCAGCTCTGCTTTGTG ATGGAGATGTATCAGGCCGGATATTATACAGAGGACTTCAGAACTCAGGAGGTTCCTGGCGGCTTTGACTTCAGCTCATATG ACTACAATGGTGAAGACCTGTCCTTTTTGTTAGACAGCAAAGGACCCATCCAACCGCAGTATGCCGACACGTACGGAGACCTGCAGAAGGACCACAGCAACAGCTCCAAAG TTCACTCCACTGATACTGGCTTATTTAGTCTAGAGTCCTTCCCCGAGTTCAACTGCTGGACAGCCTATACCACAG TTCCTGATGGGATGGTGACGGAGAGACAGCAGGGGGGCTTTCACGACTCTCCCTCTCAGACTTATCAGAACCTGCTGCCCCCCTGCCCACCAACCCAGAGCAGCCCCTTCAGCTCCTCTGTGGACCCCAGTGGCCTCTACCAGCCCCCCAAAGAGCTCAGCTGCAGAGGAACAG GTGACGCAGAGAGGAGTTACGGTTTGTACGAGTCAGACGCTCAGAGCAGACCGTCGCCCTACTGGTCAGATTATTCCTCTTCCAGCTACTGCAGTCCGCTCCTCGGACAGCCTCCGTCCACCTCATCCCCCCTCCCTCCGCCTTCAGAGCCTTTCTGCCCCCGCGTGGCCAAGCGGCGCACTGCACCCTCTCAGAGACTGGAGCGCGAGGGCGAGGGGGCAGGCATGTCCGCTTACCCAG GATCAGGGCCCATCCAGCTGTGGCAGTTTCTGCTGGAGCTTCTGCTGGACTCTACGTGTCACACGTTCATCAGCTGGACAGGAGACGGCTGGGAGTTCAAGATGTCCGACCCTGCAGAG GTGGCCAAACGGTGGGGTCAGTGCAAGAACAAGCCTAAGATGAACTACGAGAAGCTGAGCCGCGGCCTGCGCTACTACTACCACAAGAACATCATCCACAAAACGGCTGGCAAGCGCTACGTCTACCGCTTCGTCTGTGATGTGCAGGGCATGCTGGGAAAGAGTGCGCAGGAGGTCCTGGCCAGCATGAACATCTCACAGTCGAGCACAGGATCACCAAGATCAGCAGGTACCACGAAGTCAGAGGACACAGCAGATGTTTGGCCTCATTAG